From the Pseudomonadota bacterium genome, one window contains:
- a CDS encoding arylesterase — MAAPAQAPAILVVGDSLSAAYGIDVDQGWVAKLQQRLTAAGHAHRVVNASISGETTGGALTRLENLLTQHTPAIVIIELGANDGLRGLALEHLRENLAAIIETSRAHDAKVLLIPMRLPENYGQAFTQGFRAVYEDLAKEYALPSTPFILQGFAENLRFMQEDGIHPKREAQALMLDNIWPSLQPLL; from the coding sequence ATGGCGGCCCCCGCACAGGCGCCTGCGATTCTCGTTGTGGGTGACAGTTTAAGCGCCGCTTATGGTATCGACGTTGACCAGGGTTGGGTTGCGAAGTTGCAGCAACGCCTAACGGCAGCGGGTCACGCCCACCGGGTAGTGAACGCCAGTATCAGCGGCGAGACCACGGGCGGTGCATTGACCCGGCTCGAGAACCTCTTAACGCAACATACTCCCGCCATCGTTATCATCGAACTCGGCGCCAACGACGGTCTGCGCGGATTAGCGCTCGAGCATCTGCGGGAAAACCTGGCTGCGATCATTGAAACATCGCGCGCGCACGATGCCAAGGTGTTATTGATACCGATGCGCCTGCCGGAGAACTACGGCCAAGCGTTTACCCAGGGGTTCCGCGCCGTGTACGAGGATCTCGCCAAAGAGTACGCATTGCCGTCGACCCCCTTTATACTGCAAGGGTTCGCCGAAAATTTGCGGTTCATGCAAGAAGATGGAATACATCCCAAGCGCGAGGCTCAGGCCTTGATGCTCGATAACATCTGGCCAAGCTTGCAACCGCTGCTGTAA
- a CDS encoding ATP-binding cassette domain-containing protein gives MAHRYSAAKANHGALLNNIIIQAEGLSKQIASPEGLLTILDDISFSMRRSETLAVVGASGSGKSTLLGLLAGLDTPTEGRVVLDGTDLNTLDEDGRSRWRAHRVGFVFQAFHLLPSLTALENVMLPLELALQRDPAGAARSALDRVGLGQRLGHYPHQLSGGEQQRVAIARAFAPRPRILFADEPTGNLDRKTGAAVGNLLFALREEAGTTLVLVTHEETLADHCEQRLTLEMGRLMRSEEV, from the coding sequence ATGGCCCACAGATACAGCGCAGCCAAAGCCAACCACGGTGCACTATTGAACAACATCATCATTCAGGCCGAAGGTCTGTCAAAACAGATCGCGAGCCCCGAAGGGCTTCTTACCATACTCGATGATATCAGTTTTTCCATGCGGCGTTCCGAGACTCTCGCGGTGGTCGGCGCTTCGGGGTCCGGCAAGTCGACGCTGCTCGGCTTGCTCGCGGGCCTCGACACGCCGACCGAAGGCCGTGTCGTGCTCGACGGCACCGACCTCAACACCCTGGACGAAGACGGCCGCTCGCGCTGGCGCGCGCATCGCGTGGGCTTCGTCTTTCAAGCGTTTCATTTGCTGCCGAGCCTCACGGCCTTGGAGAATGTGATGTTGCCGCTCGAGCTCGCCCTTCAGCGGGATCCCGCCGGCGCCGCGCGCTCGGCGCTCGATCGCGTTGGACTTGGCCAACGCTTGGGACATTACCCGCACCAACTGTCGGGGGGCGAACAACAGCGGGTCGCGATCGCACGCGCCTTCGCACCGCGGCCGCGCATTCTTTTTGCCGATGAGCCTACGGGGAATCTCGACCGCAAGACTGGCGCGGCAGTCGGAAATCTCCTCTTCGCGCTCCGCGAGGAAGCTGGGACGACCCTGGTTCTGGTGACGCATGAGGAGACGCTCGCGGATCATTGCGAACAGCGCTTGACCCTCGAGATGGGCCGGCTGATGCGATCCGAGGAGGTGTAG
- a CDS encoding NUDIX hydrolase, which produces MKYCSNCGTALTRKIPLGDNRPRYMCEACGSIHYQNPKVVAGCIVEWGNQVLLCRRAIEPRYGLWTLPAGFMENDETSLEAAIRETREEANARVEVLGLFALFNLPHVNQVYMMFRSRMLDLDFFPGSESLEVELFDEPGVPWDRLAFPTILHTLRFYYQDRRSGVFRFHLGDIVKHGAEATFVQRRPAPGAAAGDDRPCASAAIER; this is translated from the coding sequence ATGAAGTACTGTAGCAACTGCGGCACCGCCCTCACGCGCAAGATCCCGCTCGGTGATAATCGGCCGCGCTATATGTGTGAAGCCTGCGGTAGTATTCATTACCAGAATCCCAAGGTTGTCGCCGGATGTATCGTTGAATGGGGGAATCAGGTGTTGCTCTGCCGCCGCGCCATCGAACCCCGCTATGGGCTTTGGACGCTTCCGGCGGGCTTTATGGAAAATGACGAGACTTCCCTGGAAGCCGCGATCCGGGAGACGCGCGAAGAAGCCAACGCGCGGGTGGAGGTACTCGGTCTGTTCGCGCTTTTCAATCTCCCCCACGTCAACCAGGTCTACATGATGTTCCGCTCGCGCATGCTCGATCTGGACTTTTTCCCGGGGAGCGAAAGTCTTGAGGTTGAACTCTTCGATGAGCCCGGCGTGCCGTGGGATCGGCTGGCTTTCCCCACCATTTTGCACACGCTCCGTTTCTACTACCAAGACCGGCGCAGCGGCGTTTTCAGATTTCACCTGGGCGACATCGTCAAACACGGAGCCGAGGCTACGTTCGTGCAGCGCCGCCCGGCTCCCGGCGCCGCCGCTGGCGATGATCGGCCGTGCGCAAGCGCCGCCATAGAACGCTGA